The Clostridiales bacterium genome segment AATATATTGATACTTATATATGTTATGGTGAATATTTTTTTATCAATGGTACTAGGAACGTTGTATATGAAGCGTAGGATTTCGGAGGATACATTAAATAATACAATAATTGCATTAAAAAATAGGGGTGTTCTTGTAAATTGTAAATTATCAAGGTATAATAAAGAGACTGGTACGTTGTCATATGAAAAATTTACGATAGATAGAAAACGTGTACTAGATAAAATAATGGGGAAGAGTGTGATAGAAGGGCAGAATGAATATAAAACAAAAAACAAAGAAATTATTTTTTTAGATGATAACAAGCTAGTATATAAAGATTATACATGGCACAGAGGTAGAGACTACGAAAACGATGTGATACGGTATGCAAATAGCGTATTACAAAAATGTAATATTGAGTTTGAAGGGGAGATTGATGAGAGGGATGTAAACAGAGTGACTATATATGAGAAATATGAGGGCTTTTGTGTATTCGGTAATTATGTTAAAATAGATATTGATGGAGACACAGTATCAATGGAGATAAGTTATAGAAAGGTACGGGCAATAGATACTAAGAAAAGAAAGATAATGCCAATACATCAGGTGTTGCTAAAGAATATAGTCAATATGGAAGGAGAAATAATAACTGATATAAAGTTTGGATTTAGAGAGAGTATTTT includes the following:
- a CDS encoding two-component system regulatory protein YycI gives rise to the protein MEWSKAKNILILIYVMVNIFLSMVLGTLYMKRRISEDTLNNTIIALKNRGVLVNCKLSRYNKETGTLSYEKFTIDRKRVLDKIMGKSVIEGQNEYKTKNKEIIFLDDNKLVYKDYTWHRGRDYENDVIRYANSVLQKCNIEFEGEIDERDVNRVTIYEKYEGFCVFGNYVKIDIDGDTVSMEISYRKVRAIDTKKRKIMPIHQVLLKNIVNMEGEIITDIKFGFRESILEDNIKELDDIPVWRVRFNNRDDIFYKAYTGKLVK